The proteins below come from a single Alnus glutinosa chromosome 9, dhAlnGlut1.1, whole genome shotgun sequence genomic window:
- the LOC133877613 gene encoding class I heat shock protein-like, whose translation MSIIPRFFGGRQSSVLDPFKDFPFPYFPEFSRENSAFVNTRIDWKETPEAHVFKADLPGLKKEEVKVEIEDDRVLQISGERNVEKEDKNDTWHSVERSSGKFMRRFRLPENVKMEEVKASMENGVLTVTVPKEEVKKPDVKAIEISG comes from the coding sequence ATGTCGATCATACCAAGATTTTTCGGTGGCCGACAAAGCAGTGTCTTGGACCCCTTCAAGGATTTCCCATTCCCCTATTTTCCTGAATTTTCTCGAGAAAATTCTGCGTTTGTGAACACCAGAATCGACTGGAAGGAGACCCCAGAAGCCCACGTGTTCAAGGCCGATCTTCCGGGGCTGAAGAAGGAGGAAGTGAAGGTTGAGATAGAAGATGACAGAGTGCTCCAGATCAGCGGAGAGAGGAATGTGGAGAAGGAAGACAAGAACGACACGTGGCATAGCGTGGAGCGTAGCAGCGGCAAGTTCATGAGGAGGTTCAGGCTGCCGGAAAATGTGAAGATGGAGGAGGTGAAGGCGTCCATGGAGAATGGGGTTCTTACAGTCACTGTTCCTAAGGAGGAGGTCAAGAAGCCTGATGTTAAAGCAATTGAAATTTCTGGTTGA
- the LOC133877612 gene encoding class I heat shock protein-like, whose amino-acid sequence MSIMPSFFGGRRSSVFDPFEDFPLPSFSEFSRENSAFVNTRIDWKETPEAQVLTVDLPGLKKEEVKVEIEDDGMLQISGERKVEKEDKSDAWHRVERSSGKFMRRFRLPENVKIEEVTASMENGVLTVTVPKEEVKKPAVKAIEISG is encoded by the coding sequence ATGTCGATCATGCCAAGCTTCTTCGGTGGCCGACGATCCAGCGTCTTCGACCCCTTCGAGGATTTCCCCTTGCCCTCTTTTTCTGAATTTTCTCGGGAAAATTCTGCGTTTGTGAACACCAGAATCGATTGGAAGGAGACCCCAGAAGCACAAGTGCTCACGGTCGATCTTCCGGGGCTGAAGAAGGAGGAAGTGAAGGTTGAGATCGAAGATGACGGAATGCTCCAAATCAGCGGAGAAAGGAAGGTGGAGAAGGAAGACAAGAGCGATGCGTGGCATAGAGTGGAGCGTAGCAGCGGCAAGTTCATGAGGAGGTTCAGGCTGCCGGAAAATGTGAAGATAGAGGAGGTGACGGCGTCCATGGAGAATGGGGTTCTTACAGTCACTGTTCCTAAGGAGGAGGTGAAGAAGCCCGCTGTTAAAGCGATTGAAATTTCTGGTTGA